In one window of Vibrio pelagius DNA:
- a CDS encoding methyl-accepting chemotaxis protein yields the protein MNLTDQERHWLKWFGSTGKIAMRKACFLNRTRTRELEQTFESIAETRVQLLNNWVKNQWDFLEDAALYVASRTEQQTAETLQRLLNRSPDISELAVVDERGIAQASSYSNHVGYTLTDPKALNQGLKQRYLHGPYVDERTLSVGASSSSFHDQVTLMFYVPFSREDGKRLCLCGRVPNDVIGDIIQREAGHIYSESGDNYIFMVESNHDPRIEAGVALSRSRFEDNTFSHGENLKQGINTDWGVVKVQHHTEFEIRFTDPATKQLHPGVRETIKKGNNVFVEYPGYSDYRHIPVIGKGVTFQLDGSPDKFGMMCESDLEEVYRDRSLSYTLSKHFIGSMLFTLFLPLLLTHLFDLSPFIQASLMVVCMLLSLGLFRAFSAKPLVNKMSKMTMVMQTLAEGDGNLSRRLDPSTFSSDELGSLGRWTNSFIDNLDGIISELIHASSEVRQVSESMFRRSVVMNQASDDASHSLKNMLELSHHQQSEITNATVSATQMDTVMKHAVESAEEEYKQAAQGMESVRHIVESSATSVNEVNNEMSKVSDIISIITDITAQTNLLALNAAIESARAGEHGRGFSVVASEVRTLADRTSQAANHIGDLMKELHAKSRSAVASMEQGVENVSRGNLMVDSSARSEQMRVAVAELFATMSKLDENSQQNGHTADKAQRSISDLQTSTQQLARRVTLMGNALGRLEQLIGRFEVSKKVA from the coding sequence ATGAACCTTACGGATCAGGAACGTCATTGGCTTAAATGGTTTGGCTCAACGGGTAAGATTGCGATGAGAAAGGCCTGTTTTTTAAATCGAACGCGCACTAGGGAGTTAGAGCAGACGTTCGAAAGTATTGCGGAGACACGGGTACAGTTACTAAACAATTGGGTAAAGAACCAATGGGACTTTCTCGAAGATGCTGCGTTGTATGTAGCCAGTAGAACGGAACAGCAAACGGCGGAAACTTTACAGCGACTCCTCAATCGTAGTCCAGACATATCAGAACTTGCGGTCGTGGACGAGAGAGGCATTGCCCAAGCATCGAGCTACAGTAATCATGTTGGTTACACGCTCACCGACCCCAAAGCGCTTAACCAAGGTTTAAAGCAGCGCTACCTTCATGGTCCCTATGTCGATGAACGAACGTTATCAGTTGGTGCTTCAAGTTCGTCGTTTCATGACCAGGTAACACTGATGTTTTATGTACCGTTCTCACGTGAAGATGGCAAGCGATTATGTTTGTGCGGGCGAGTACCAAACGATGTGATTGGCGATATTATCCAGCGTGAAGCGGGGCACATCTATAGTGAGTCTGGGGACAACTATATCTTTATGGTGGAATCGAATCACGATCCACGTATTGAGGCTGGTGTCGCACTATCCCGTTCTCGATTTGAAGACAACACTTTCTCACATGGTGAAAACCTCAAGCAGGGTATCAATACCGATTGGGGGGTGGTGAAAGTTCAGCATCATACCGAGTTTGAAATTCGTTTTACCGACCCTGCGACCAAGCAGTTGCACCCAGGAGTTAGAGAGACGATTAAGAAAGGTAATAATGTCTTTGTTGAGTACCCCGGTTATTCCGATTACCGACACATTCCTGTGATCGGTAAGGGCGTTACTTTTCAGCTAGATGGCTCACCAGATAAGTTCGGCATGATGTGTGAGTCAGATTTGGAAGAGGTGTACCGCGATAGAAGCCTTAGCTACACGTTATCGAAACACTTTATTGGCAGTATGCTTTTCACCCTTTTCCTACCTCTGTTGCTGACTCACCTTTTTGATTTATCTCCTTTTATACAGGCAAGCTTAATGGTTGTCTGTATGTTGTTGAGCCTTGGTCTGTTTCGAGCGTTTAGTGCTAAACCGCTGGTCAATAAAATGAGCAAGATGACGATGGTAATGCAGACACTGGCAGAAGGGGACGGCAATCTCAGTCGTCGACTTGATCCAAGTACTTTTAGCAGCGATGAATTAGGCAGTTTAGGACGTTGGACTAACAGTTTTATCGATAATCTTGATGGGATCATCAGCGAGCTGATCCATGCCAGCAGTGAGGTTCGCCAAGTATCAGAATCGATGTTTAGGCGCAGTGTGGTGATGAATCAGGCCAGTGATGATGCCTCACACTCGCTGAAAAATATGTTGGAGTTGAGCCATCACCAACAGAGTGAAATCACCAATGCGACAGTTTCAGCTACTCAAATGGATACGGTGATGAAACATGCTGTGGAAAGCGCTGAAGAGGAGTACAAGCAGGCGGCGCAAGGAATGGAGTCTGTGCGTCATATTGTCGAAAGCTCAGCGACCAGTGTTAACGAAGTGAATAACGAGATGAGTAAGGTCTCTGACATTATCAGCATCATTACTGATATCACCGCGCAAACTAACTTACTAGCTCTCAATGCGGCGATTGAATCTGCGCGAGCGGGTGAGCATGGCCGAGGCTTCTCCGTGGTGGCATCAGAGGTTAGAACTTTGGCCGATCGTACTTCACAGGCGGCCAACCACATAGGCGATCTGATGAAAGAGCTGCATGCTAAATCACGCAGTGCTGTAGCGTCTATGGAGCAAGGAGTAGAAAACGTCAGTCGAGGGAACTTGATGGTCGATTCCAGTGCTCGAAGTGAGCAGATGCGGGTCGCTGTTGCTGAGCTGTTTGCGACCATGTCAAAACTCGACGAAAACAGTCAACAGAACGGCCATACCGCAGACAAAGCTCAACGTTCAATCTCCGACCTGCAAACCTCGACTCAGCAATTGGCGCGTCGTGTGACTCTGATGGGTAATGCCTTAGGCCGTCTGGAGCAACTCATCGGTCGCTTTGAGGTGAGTAAGAAAGTGGCTTAA